In the genome of Hymenobacter cellulosivorans, one region contains:
- a CDS encoding efflux RND transporter permease subunit, producing MLDYIIRFALQNRLLMLALAVGLLVAGSYTARQLPVDVLPDLDRPRVTVFLEAAGMAPEEVEALVTLPVETALNGATGVAAVRSNSAIGLGMVFVEFDYGTDIFTARQIVAEKLQTVGEQLPAGITPVLGPISSVMGQIMLVGLSTTTPARPEPKNEQPATNNEKTTAADLRTLANYTVRQRLLSIPGVAQVIPIGGDNLQYQVLLDMPRLNAVGLTITQVEDALRRSNLNTTGNFFDRNGSEVLIRNLGRLHSVQDIENIIVGYREGSPITVRQVANVEFGARFKRGDGSVNGQPAVILSIEKQPGAATVGLTQAVEKALVELRPSLPRDVQVNTRLFKQADFIESSISNVEEALRDGAILVVIVLLAFLLNVRTTFISLVAIPLSLLVTALVFRLAGISINTMTLGGLAIAIGELVDDAIVDVENVFRRLRENQQLAQPKPALQVIYAASSEVRNSIVYATIIVVLVFLPLFALEGMEGRIFAPLGIAYITSIVASLFVSLTVTPVLCYYLLPRMKQIRQAEQEGGLVRWLKRKDTGLLHWGVARPRLVLTATAILFAVAAALVPFFGTEFLPPFNEGSLTVNFSAPAGTSLSESNKLGTLGEQQILQLPEVAYTARRTGRAELDEHAESVNNSEIEVAFKTEEELEKEGRTMRSRDEILADLRQRLSLITGVNVNIGQPISHRLDHLLSGVRAQVAIKVFGNDLLELRRYANEIRAAAGSVPGVVDLQVEKQVQIPQLLVRPRDAALQAYGLERGQVVATLQTLFQGEVVSQMLDGQKRFDLIVKLPENQRNDVATIHNTRIETPAGALIPVSQVADVSYEPGPNTINHENTQRRITISLNVAGRDLGSTVQEVQARIREQIKLPPGYYLTYGGQFESQQSAAQKILWLSLFSLAGIFLVLFSHFKSWLLVAQIMLNIPLALIGSVVAVLLTGGTFSIASLVGFITLTGIASRNGIMMISHYIHLVEHEGEKFSKEMIIRGSLERLVPVLMTALVAALALVPLTLAKDAPGKEILYPVATVILGGLLSSTFLDILVTPVVFWLLGEKALAQYQRGHHEVSLDSHPQELAAQPLMPPAAQNAGQPAGSL from the coding sequence ATGCTGGATTATATCATCCGCTTTGCCCTGCAAAACCGCCTGCTCATGCTGGCTTTGGCTGTGGGCCTGCTCGTGGCCGGTTCCTATACCGCCCGGCAACTGCCCGTGGACGTGCTGCCCGACCTGGACCGGCCCCGGGTGACGGTGTTTCTGGAAGCAGCCGGCATGGCCCCCGAGGAAGTGGAAGCCCTGGTGACGCTGCCCGTAGAAACGGCCCTGAACGGGGCCACCGGTGTGGCGGCGGTGCGCTCCAACTCGGCCATCGGCCTGGGCATGGTGTTCGTGGAATTCGACTACGGCACCGACATCTTTACCGCCCGCCAAATCGTGGCCGAAAAGCTGCAGACCGTTGGCGAGCAACTGCCCGCCGGCATCACGCCCGTGCTAGGGCCTATTTCCTCGGTCATGGGCCAAATCATGCTCGTTGGATTGTCAACAACTACCCCTGCGCGGCCTGAGCCTAAAAACGAACAACCAGCAACGAACAACGAAAAAACCACCGCTGCGGACCTGCGCACCCTGGCCAACTACACTGTGCGCCAGCGCCTGCTCAGCATTCCCGGCGTGGCCCAGGTAATTCCCATCGGCGGCGACAATCTGCAGTATCAGGTGCTGCTGGATATGCCCCGCCTCAACGCTGTGGGCCTGACCATCACGCAGGTAGAAGACGCCTTGCGTCGCTCCAACCTGAATACTACCGGTAACTTCTTTGACCGCAACGGCTCGGAAGTGCTGATCCGCAACCTGGGCCGCCTGCACTCCGTCCAGGATATTGAGAACATCATTGTGGGCTACCGGGAAGGTTCGCCGATTACGGTCAGGCAGGTGGCCAACGTGGAGTTTGGGGCCCGCTTCAAGCGTGGCGACGGCAGCGTAAACGGGCAGCCGGCCGTAATTCTGAGCATCGAAAAGCAACCCGGCGCCGCCACCGTGGGGCTGACTCAGGCCGTGGAAAAAGCTTTGGTGGAGCTGCGGCCTTCTTTGCCCCGGGATGTGCAGGTGAACACCCGCCTCTTTAAACAGGCCGACTTTATCGAGTCCAGCATTAGCAACGTGGAAGAAGCTCTGCGCGACGGAGCCATTCTGGTAGTTATCGTGCTGTTGGCCTTTTTGCTGAACGTGCGCACCACTTTTATTTCGTTAGTAGCCATTCCGTTGTCGTTGCTGGTTACGGCCCTGGTGTTCCGTCTGGCCGGCATCAGCATCAATACCATGACCCTGGGCGGGTTGGCCATTGCCATCGGCGAGCTGGTCGACGATGCCATTGTGGACGTGGAAAACGTGTTTCGAAGGCTGCGCGAAAATCAGCAGCTGGCCCAGCCCAAGCCCGCGTTGCAGGTGATTTACGCGGCTTCCTCCGAAGTGCGCAACTCTATTGTGTACGCTACCATTATTGTGGTGCTGGTGTTTTTGCCGCTGTTTGCCCTCGAAGGCATGGAAGGCCGGATTTTCGCCCCGCTGGGCATTGCTTACATCACCAGCATCGTGGCTTCGCTCTTTGTTTCCCTGACGGTCACGCCGGTGCTGTGCTACTATTTGCTGCCGCGTATGAAGCAAATACGACAGGCCGAGCAGGAGGGAGGCTTGGTGCGCTGGCTCAAGCGCAAGGATACCGGCCTGCTGCACTGGGGGGTGGCCCGGCCCCGGCTGGTGCTGACCGCTACGGCCATCCTGTTTGCGGTGGCCGCGGCCCTGGTGCCGTTTTTTGGCACCGAGTTTTTACCGCCCTTCAACGAAGGCTCGCTCACAGTCAACTTCTCGGCGCCGGCCGGTACTTCGCTCTCCGAATCCAATAAGCTGGGCACCCTGGGCGAGCAGCAGATTCTGCAACTGCCGGAAGTGGCCTACACCGCCCGCCGCACCGGCCGCGCCGAGCTCGATGAGCACGCCGAATCGGTGAACAACTCCGAAATCGAGGTGGCTTTCAAAACTGAGGAGGAGCTGGAAAAAGAAGGCCGGACCATGCGCAGCCGGGACGAAATCCTGGCCGATTTGCGCCAGCGCCTAAGCCTGATAACGGGCGTCAACGTGAACATCGGCCAGCCCATCAGTCACCGCCTCGACCACCTGCTCTCGGGCGTGCGGGCCCAGGTAGCCATCAAAGTCTTTGGCAACGACTTGCTCGAACTGCGCCGCTACGCCAACGAAATCCGCGCGGCGGCCGGCTCGGTGCCCGGCGTGGTCGATTTGCAAGTGGAGAAGCAGGTGCAGATTCCGCAGCTGCTGGTGCGCCCCCGCGACGCGGCCCTGCAAGCCTACGGCCTGGAGCGGGGTCAGGTAGTAGCCACCTTGCAGACGCTGTTTCAGGGCGAAGTCGTGTCGCAGATGCTCGACGGGCAGAAGCGCTTCGATTTGATTGTGAAGCTACCCGAAAACCAGCGCAACGACGTGGCTACCATACATAACACCCGCATCGAAACGCCGGCCGGGGCCCTGATTCCGGTGAGCCAAGTGGCCGACGTGAGTTACGAGCCTGGGCCCAACACCATCAACCACGAAAACACCCAGCGCCGCATTACCATCTCACTCAACGTGGCCGGCCGCGACCTGGGCAGCACCGTGCAGGAAGTGCAGGCCCGCATCCGGGAGCAAATCAAGCTGCCACCAGGCTACTACCTGACCTATGGTGGGCAGTTCGAAAGTCAGCAGTCGGCGGCCCAGAAGATTCTCTGGCTGAGTTTGTTTTCGTTGGCGGGCATCTTCCTGGTGCTGTTTTCTCACTTCAAGTCCTGGCTGCTGGTGGCCCAGATCATGCTCAACATTCCGCTGGCTCTGATTGGCTCAGTGGTAGCGGTGCTGCTCACCGGCGGCACGTTCAGCATAGCTTCGCTCGTGGGCTTTATTACCCTCACCGGCATTGCCTCGCGCAACGGCATTATGATGATTTCGCACTACATCCACCTCGTGGAGCACGAGGGCGAGAAGTTCAGTAAGGAAATGATTATCCGGGGCTCGTTGGAGCGCCTGGTGCCGGTGCTGATGACGGCCCTGGTGGCCGCCCTGGCCCTGGTGCCGCTCACGCTGGCCAAGGACGCGCCGGGCAAGGAAATTCTCTATCCCGTAGCCACCGTCATTCTCGGCGGCCTGCTGTCCTCCACCTTCCTCGACATCCTTGTCACGCCGGTCGTGTTCTGGCTGCTGGGCGAAAAAGCCCTGGCCCAGTACCAGCGGGGCCACCACGAAGTCAGCCTGGACAGCCACCCGCAGGAACTGGCCGCCCAGCCTCTGATGCCACCTGCTGCCCAGAACGCCGGGCAACCCGCAGGGTCGCTTTGA
- a CDS encoding heavy-metal-associated domain-containing protein encodes MKTLQFKTNINCGGCIKAVTPTLNGEQAISSWQVDTTSPDKILTITGELDETQVIALVEDAGFQAQAV; translated from the coding sequence ATGAAAACCCTGCAATTCAAAACCAACATCAACTGCGGCGGCTGCATCAAAGCCGTAACGCCCACTCTGAACGGCGAGCAGGCCATTAGCTCCTGGCAAGTCGATACGACCAGCCCGGATAAGATCCTGACCATCACCGGGGAGCTAGACGAAACCCAGGTTATTGCCCTGGTTGAAGACGCTGGCTTTCAGGCCCAGGCGGTATAG
- a CDS encoding TIGR04282 family arsenosugar biosynthesis glycosyltransferase: MAKHLLIFARHPALGLVKTRLAYTVGEAEALRVYEELLDHTRAAADGVAATKTLWLAGEPPLGPNAFTEWQAYEQRPQPTGELGERMHQAFGAAFAEGATRCVIIGTDCPELTSTHLEQAFAHLASHDVVVGPALDGGYYLLGMNTLIPDFFQNKAWSTDTVLADTLADADRLGLRVAQLPPLSDVDTASDLLAWQSRRG, encoded by the coding sequence ATGGCTAAACACCTACTCATTTTTGCCCGGCACCCAGCGCTGGGCCTCGTCAAGACCCGCCTGGCGTATACCGTGGGGGAGGCAGAGGCCCTGCGCGTATACGAGGAGCTGCTAGACCATACGCGCGCGGCCGCCGATGGGGTAGCGGCTACCAAAACCCTGTGGCTGGCCGGTGAACCGCCTTTGGGGCCCAATGCCTTTACCGAGTGGCAAGCCTACGAGCAGCGGCCCCAACCTACCGGGGAGCTCGGGGAACGAATGCACCAGGCCTTCGGCGCCGCTTTTGCTGAAGGCGCCACCCGCTGCGTCATTATCGGCACCGACTGCCCCGAGCTAACCAGCACGCACTTAGAGCAGGCCTTTGCTCACCTCGCCAGTCACGACGTAGTTGTGGGCCCGGCCCTGGATGGTGGCTATTACCTATTGGGCATGAACACCTTAATTCCTGATTTTTTCCAGAACAAAGCCTGGAGTACCGACACCGTGCTGGCCGATACTCTGGCTGATGCCGACCGCCTCGGCCTGCGCGTGGCCCAACTGCCGCCCCTGAGCGATGTAGACACCGCCAGCGACCTGCTGGCCTGGCAAAGCCGCCGGGGTTAA
- the arsS gene encoding arsenosugar biosynthesis radical SAM (seleno)protein ArsS (Some members of this family are selenoproteins.) — MKSLRATGHQLADSSFQLTVLRREVADTLHLPLFHEKLGGAGLFPLTPVAPAVLQINVGKMCNQVCKHCHVDAGPDRKEIMTRQTMQYCLDALAQTDIPTVDLTGGAPEMNPDFRWFVEEISKLGRKVLVRCNLTIIVANKKYYDLPEFFKKHGVEVVSSLPFYSAAKTDSQRGDGVFEDSIRALKMLNAVGYGQEGSGLVLNLVYNPAGAFLPGGQKGLQDQFKRVLLKDHSIVFNELYAITNIPVSRYLDYLIESGNYAGYMEKLVNAFNPAAAAGVMCRNTISVGWDGGLYDCDFNQMLDLHVASPVRHIRDFDAAILAQRGIVVNQHCYGCTAGAGSSCGGTVA, encoded by the coding sequence ATTAAGTCCTTGAGGGCCACGGGCCACCAGCTGGCCGATTCGTCGTTTCAACTCACCGTGCTGCGCCGGGAAGTAGCCGACACGCTGCACCTGCCCCTGTTTCACGAGAAGCTGGGCGGCGCGGGCCTGTTTCCGCTGACGCCCGTGGCCCCGGCCGTGCTCCAGATCAACGTGGGCAAGATGTGCAACCAGGTCTGCAAGCACTGCCACGTGGATGCTGGCCCGGACCGCAAGGAAATCATGACCCGGCAGACCATGCAGTACTGCCTCGACGCGCTGGCCCAAACCGACATTCCGACGGTGGATTTGACCGGCGGAGCCCCGGAAATGAACCCCGACTTCCGCTGGTTTGTGGAGGAAATCAGCAAGCTGGGCCGCAAGGTGCTGGTGCGCTGCAACCTGACCATCATTGTAGCCAACAAGAAGTACTACGACCTGCCCGAGTTCTTCAAAAAGCACGGCGTGGAAGTAGTCAGCTCCCTGCCCTTCTATAGCGCGGCCAAAACCGACAGTCAGCGCGGCGACGGGGTGTTTGAGGACTCGATTCGGGCCCTGAAAATGCTCAACGCCGTGGGCTACGGGCAGGAAGGCTCGGGCCTGGTGCTGAACCTGGTATACAACCCGGCCGGGGCGTTTTTGCCCGGCGGGCAGAAGGGCTTGCAGGACCAGTTTAAGCGGGTGCTGCTCAAGGACCACAGCATTGTGTTCAACGAGCTGTACGCCATTACCAACATTCCCGTGAGCCGCTACCTCGATTACCTCATCGAGTCGGGCAACTATGCGGGCTACATGGAAAAGCTGGTCAACGCTTTCAACCCCGCGGCCGCGGCCGGCGTGATGTGCCGCAACACCATTTCCGTGGGCTGGGACGGCGGCCTCTACGACTGCGACTTCAACCAGATGCTGGACCTGCACGTGGCCAGCCCCGTGCGCCACATCCGCGACTTCGACGCGGCCATTCTGGCCCAGCGCGGCATCGTGGTCAACCAGCACTGCTACGGCTGCACGGCCGGGGCCGGCTCCAGCTGCGGCGGCACTGTGGCCTAG
- a CDS encoding methyltransferase domain-containing protein, whose protein sequence is MEQHIQAQVQDYYGTELQTSHDLKTNACCTDDIPAAHKQILAQLETEVLEKYYGCGVCIPSAVEGLTVLDLGSGSGRDAYLLSKLVGEQGRVIGVDMTEEQLAVARRHVAAHTERFGYRQPNVEFRHGFIEDLLSAGLDDNSVDLVVSNCVLNLSTDKAATYREIFRVLKPGGELFIADVFSDRRVPENLRQDPVLYGECLSGALYIEDFRRLLRELGIRDYRLTAQRRLTIGNAEIERKVGNIKFYSLTVRAFKLDLEDQCEDYGQVATYLGTSPDEPHSFTLDDHHVFETGRPVLVCGNTADMLTLTRYGTHFRVDGTKNQHFGLFPCGPAPASTAAATETTGSCC, encoded by the coding sequence ATGGAGCAACATATTCAGGCCCAGGTTCAGGACTATTATGGCACCGAGCTGCAAACCAGCCACGACCTGAAAACCAACGCCTGCTGCACCGACGATATTCCGGCGGCCCACAAGCAGATTCTGGCCCAGCTCGAAACGGAAGTGCTGGAGAAATACTACGGCTGCGGGGTCTGCATTCCCTCGGCCGTGGAAGGCCTCACCGTGCTCGACTTGGGCTCGGGCTCGGGCCGCGACGCCTACTTGCTGTCTAAGCTGGTCGGGGAGCAGGGCCGCGTCATCGGCGTAGATATGACCGAGGAGCAGCTGGCCGTGGCCCGGCGCCACGTGGCGGCCCACACTGAGCGGTTTGGCTACCGGCAGCCCAACGTGGAATTCCGCCACGGCTTTATCGAAGACCTGCTCTCGGCCGGCCTCGACGACAACAGCGTGGACTTGGTCGTCAGCAACTGCGTGCTGAACCTGAGTACCGATAAGGCCGCCACCTACCGCGAGATTTTCCGGGTGCTCAAGCCCGGCGGGGAGCTGTTCATTGCCGACGTATTCTCGGACCGGCGCGTGCCCGAAAACCTGCGCCAGGACCCGGTGCTCTACGGCGAGTGCCTCAGCGGGGCTTTGTATATCGAGGATTTCCGCCGCCTGCTGCGCGAGTTGGGCATCCGCGACTACCGCCTTACGGCCCAGCGCCGCCTCACCATCGGCAACGCCGAGATTGAGCGCAAAGTCGGCAACATCAAGTTTTACTCTCTTACGGTGCGGGCCTTCAAGCTCGACCTGGAAGACCAGTGCGAGGATTACGGTCAGGTGGCCACTTACCTGGGCACTTCCCCCGACGAGCCCCACAGCTTCACCCTCGACGACCACCACGTGTTCGAAACGGGCCGCCCGGTGCTTGTCTGCGGCAACACCGCCGACATGCTCACGCTGACCCGCTACGGCACCCATTTCCGCGTGGATGGCACCAAAAACCAGCATTTCGGCTTATTCCCCTGCGGCCCCGCTCCTGCCAGCACCGCCGCGGCCACCGAAACCACCGGCAGCTGCTGCTAA
- a CDS encoding SDR family oxidoreductase, which produces MPDFQPTAMAAPAQPMAIWPPLTGASGGFGGKVAIVTGSESGIGRETARQLAQQGAAVVLNGRNAERLETTRQEFEAAGLPVASCVADVTDYAACELLIATAIQAFGRLDILITNASISQRAYFADMQPEVFRQVLDSNVYGSVYPLKAALPYLTQTRGSVTFISSISALNGMPSGSAYCAGKAAVSNLAHTLRLELAHTGIHFGVVHIGFTQNDPEKRVLDAAGQPVPIAHRPPRWQKSQAEVAAIILSHIRRRRQRTVISALGRLIVLVHTWLPRLGDWIVLKTTQRLRHFYE; this is translated from the coding sequence ATGCCTGATTTCCAACCCACTGCTATGGCCGCCCCGGCTCAGCCAATGGCTATCTGGCCGCCCCTGACGGGGGCCTCTGGAGGATTCGGGGGCAAGGTGGCCATTGTCACCGGCTCTGAATCAGGGATTGGGCGCGAAACAGCCCGGCAGTTGGCGCAGCAGGGCGCGGCCGTGGTGCTCAACGGTCGTAATGCTGAGCGCCTGGAAACCACCCGACAGGAGTTTGAAGCCGCCGGCCTGCCCGTAGCCAGCTGCGTGGCCGACGTAACCGACTATGCGGCCTGCGAACTGCTCATTGCCACGGCCATCCAGGCTTTTGGTCGGCTCGATATACTCATTACCAACGCCAGCATTTCCCAGCGGGCCTACTTTGCCGACATGCAGCCCGAGGTATTCCGTCAGGTGCTCGACAGCAACGTGTACGGCTCGGTGTACCCGCTCAAAGCCGCTCTGCCCTACCTAACCCAAACCCGGGGCAGCGTCACGTTTATTTCCTCCATTTCGGCCCTGAACGGCATGCCCAGCGGCTCGGCCTACTGCGCCGGCAAGGCAGCCGTGTCGAACCTGGCTCACACCCTGCGCCTGGAACTAGCCCACACCGGTATCCACTTCGGCGTGGTCCACATCGGCTTCACCCAGAACGACCCGGAAAAGCGCGTCCTCGACGCGGCCGGGCAGCCCGTGCCCATTGCCCACCGCCCGCCCCGTTGGCAAAAGTCGCAGGCCGAGGTGGCGGCCATTATCCTGAGCCACATCCGGCGGCGGCGGCAGCGCACCGTTATTTCGGCCCTGGGCCGGCTTATCGTGCTGGTGCACACCTGGCTGCCCCGCCTCGGCGACTGGATTGTGCTCAAGACCACGCAACGCCTGCGGCATTTTTACGAATGA
- a CDS encoding NAD-dependent epimerase/dehydratase family protein — MLPKVLVTGAGGFLGRHLVEQLLRRGYPVRALVRSAAASGPLPPLSALPIEVQEGDITQYATVAGCADGCGAVVHAAALAQVNPARNPAVWAANLTGTENVLQLARQAGVSRFVYVGTANVFGFGTQARPGDETKPYAGRPYGLDYMDSKQAATDLVLQAVTREQLPAVLVHPTFMLGPGDAKPTSNALLLELYRGKLPGYPPGGKNYVHVRDVAQATVNALTQGRVGESYILGNENLSYRDAFARIARVLGVAPPRWPLPGGLAMLYGHFCDLQAHLTGRPAQLNSAMTAVANDGHYFSVQKARTELTLSQTSLETAVTEALAWFKDHHYA; from the coding sequence ATGCTGCCCAAAGTTCTCGTTACCGGCGCGGGCGGCTTTCTGGGCCGTCACCTCGTGGAGCAGCTCCTGCGGCGGGGCTACCCGGTCCGGGCCCTGGTACGTAGCGCGGCAGCTTCTGGCCCGTTGCCCCCGCTTTCGGCCCTACCCATCGAGGTCCAGGAAGGTGATATCACGCAGTACGCTACCGTGGCCGGCTGCGCCGATGGGTGCGGGGCCGTAGTCCACGCCGCGGCCCTGGCCCAGGTCAATCCGGCCCGTAACCCGGCCGTGTGGGCCGCCAACCTGACCGGCACCGAGAACGTGCTGCAGCTGGCCCGGCAGGCCGGCGTCAGCCGCTTTGTGTACGTGGGCACGGCCAACGTTTTCGGCTTCGGCACCCAAGCGCGGCCCGGCGACGAAACCAAGCCCTACGCCGGCCGGCCCTACGGCCTCGACTACATGGACAGCAAACAAGCCGCCACCGACTTGGTGCTGCAGGCCGTGACCCGGGAGCAGCTGCCGGCCGTGCTGGTGCATCCCACGTTTATGCTCGGCCCCGGCGACGCCAAACCGACGTCCAACGCCCTGTTGCTGGAACTCTACCGGGGCAAGCTGCCGGGCTACCCACCGGGCGGCAAAAACTACGTGCACGTGCGGGACGTGGCCCAGGCCACGGTGAATGCCCTGACCCAGGGCCGGGTCGGCGAATCTTACATTTTGGGCAATGAAAACCTGAGCTACCGGGACGCTTTTGCCCGCATAGCCCGGGTGTTGGGCGTGGCCCCGCCGCGCTGGCCGTTGCCGGGCGGTCTGGCCATGCTCTACGGCCACTTCTGCGACTTGCAGGCTCACTTGACCGGCCGGCCGGCCCAGCTCAACTCGGCCATGACGGCCGTAGCCAACGACGGGCATTATTTCTCGGTGCAGAAAGCACGCACGGAGCTCACCTTATCCCAGACCAGCCTGGAAACGGCCGTGACCGAAGCCCTGGCCTGGTTTAAAGACCACCATTATGCCTGA
- a CDS encoding TIGR04283 family arsenosugar biosynthesis glycosyltransferase, whose translation MLLSVIIPTYNEAAGIANLVRQLHQYAPTGAVEVLVIDANSSDGTAELARQAGATVLLSPKPGRAAQMNYGAQHATGNILYFVHADVGIHPDYVATIRQAVAEGYEAGCYRFRFDSRHPLLRLNSYGTRFQGIMSRGGDQTLFITRGLFERLHGFDEHYCIMEDFDIIRRIRRQARFLIVPQDVVVSARKYETNSWLRVQLANLTAFSLFFLNVAPTRIARTYKAMLNYR comes from the coding sequence ATGCTTCTCAGCGTCATCATTCCCACCTACAACGAGGCTGCTGGTATTGCCAATCTGGTCCGGCAGCTGCACCAGTATGCGCCTACCGGCGCGGTAGAAGTGCTGGTAATAGATGCCAACAGCTCCGACGGCACGGCCGAATTGGCCCGGCAAGCCGGCGCAACGGTACTGCTAAGCCCTAAACCCGGCCGCGCCGCCCAAATGAACTACGGCGCCCAGCACGCCACTGGCAACATTCTTTATTTCGTGCATGCCGACGTAGGTATTCACCCCGACTACGTGGCCACCATCCGGCAGGCGGTAGCCGAGGGCTACGAAGCGGGCTGCTACCGGTTCCGCTTCGACTCCCGCCACCCGCTGCTGCGCCTCAACAGCTACGGCACCCGCTTCCAGGGCATCATGAGCCGGGGCGGCGACCAGACCCTGTTCATCACCCGCGGCTTGTTTGAGCGCCTGCACGGCTTCGACGAGCACTACTGCATCATGGAGGACTTCGACATCATCCGGCGCATTCGGCGGCAGGCCCGCTTCCTGATTGTGCCCCAGGACGTGGTAGTGTCGGCCCGCAAGTACGAAACCAACAGCTGGCTGCGCGTGCAGCTAGCCAATCTGACGGCCTTTTCGCTGTTTTTCCTCAACGTGGCCCCCACCCGCATTGCCCGCACCTACAAGGCCATGCTCAACTACCGCTAA
- a CDS encoding DUF547 domain-containing protein encodes MSFSRLLPRLLPRLLTTTALAAISLVPVPAATAAKAPRATTSAAAGVDHSAFDKLLKKYVNEKGLVNYKAWKADQGAFNQYLAMLSKNPPAANWSKPEQMAYWINAYNAYTIRLILDHYPLQSIKDIGTKIQIPFVTTPWASKFFSIGGEKMSLDNIEHSILRKNYNDPRIHFALVCASISCPRLRTEAYTAAKLDAQLDDQGRDFLNNPAKNKPGKSSAQLSKYFDWYKGDWSENGQSVTSWVNKYATTKLDKNASISFLDYNWQLNEQ; translated from the coding sequence ATGAGTTTCTCCCGCCTGCTTCCCCGCCTGCTTCCCCGCCTGCTGACCACCACCGCCCTGGCCGCCATCAGCCTCGTTCCTGTACCCGCTGCTACGGCCGCTAAAGCGCCCCGCGCTACTACTTCCGCCGCAGCCGGTGTCGACCACAGCGCCTTCGATAAGCTGCTGAAAAAGTACGTCAACGAGAAAGGACTGGTCAATTACAAGGCCTGGAAAGCCGACCAGGGCGCTTTCAACCAATACTTGGCGATGCTGAGCAAGAATCCGCCGGCGGCCAATTGGAGCAAGCCCGAGCAGATGGCCTACTGGATTAACGCCTACAACGCCTACACCATCCGTCTTATTCTGGACCATTACCCGCTGCAAAGCATCAAGGACATCGGCACCAAAATCCAGATTCCATTCGTGACCACGCCCTGGGCGTCGAAGTTTTTTAGCATCGGCGGCGAGAAGATGAGCCTCGACAACATCGAGCACAGCATTCTGCGCAAGAACTACAACGACCCGCGGATTCACTTTGCCCTGGTCTGCGCCTCTATTTCCTGCCCCCGCCTGCGCACTGAGGCCTACACCGCCGCCAAGCTGGACGCCCAGCTCGACGACCAGGGCCGTGACTTCCTAAACAACCCGGCCAAAAACAAGCCCGGAAAATCCTCCGCCCAGCTCTCCAAATACTTCGACTGGTATAAGGGCGACTGGTCGGAAAACGGGCAGTCGGTAACCAGCTGGGTGAATAAGTACGCCACCACCAAGCTGGACAAAAACGCCAGCATCAGCTTTCTGGACTACAACTGGCAGCTCAATGAGCAGTAA
- a CDS encoding DUF6134 family protein: MLGVYLARPLLAPAQTPAAPETRRYAIEVAGLRVGTMTATRQAGAAPAEVITTLVSDVQVNFLLYHLKIYYKVVNRSRHGQLRLSTVEAHTNQGNFASRAEWKGDHYDIVANQYKHHYQATEQQPITYTVTDMFFGEPTGVSRAYAEYFGDFFTLVRPAAGQIKATRDGREDEYRYANGQLVTIVKKNPLKNFIIRLEP; this comes from the coding sequence GTGCTCGGGGTGTACCTGGCCCGGCCACTGCTGGCGCCGGCCCAAACGCCCGCTGCCCCCGAAACCCGGCGCTACGCCATTGAGGTGGCCGGCCTGCGCGTGGGCACCATGACGGCCACGCGGCAGGCCGGTGCCGCGCCGGCCGAGGTCATAACCACGCTGGTGAGCGACGTGCAGGTTAATTTTCTGCTCTACCATCTCAAAATATATTACAAGGTCGTCAACCGCAGCCGCCACGGGCAGTTGCGGCTGTCGACCGTGGAAGCCCACACCAACCAAGGCAACTTTGCCTCCCGCGCCGAGTGGAAGGGCGACCATTACGACATCGTGGCCAATCAGTACAAACACCACTACCAGGCCACCGAGCAGCAGCCGATTACCTATACCGTCACGGATATGTTTTTCGGCGAGCCAACCGGCGTCAGTCGCGCGTACGCCGAGTATTTCGGCGACTTTTTTACCCTGGTCCGCCCGGCGGCCGGCCAGATCAAGGCCACCCGGGACGGGCGGGAAGACGAGTACCGCTACGCCAACGGCCAGCTGGTGACCATCGTCAAGAAAAATCCGCTCAAGAACTTTATCATCCGCCTAGAGCCGTAA